The proteins below are encoded in one region of Pseudomonas helmanticensis:
- a CDS encoding GGDEF domain-containing protein, translating to MALHIPTLLVVSVFVFFLMGLLTLHAWYRETREPPLAYLGSMMLLGALGVVLVSWRDRGVDFVPIIFGNIVLLLSAAMNWTAMRTLMGRKPYLPGILAGSVVWLLLCLMPAFYDSMANRVLIYSLLAFGYGVLTTLELWRNRHSLDIAFMPALVLTVLHTIFYAVRSATDDGLPVTKALLGSGEGVPFFSFMLFESMLYVIGIAYITLAMVKERAELKLKAAAFSDPLTGIGNRRAFMQHASHLLDGCQQRAEPAALLLCDLDHFKRLNDTYGHPVGDQALIAFSEVLMKSVRKEDVFGRIGGEEFACLLCACDEQTALEIAERIRLSFARLSILEPGLLSVSIGVVTTRESGYDLSRLLSEADQALYGAKHQGRNRVQTLRSLYLGLA from the coding sequence ATGGCCCTGCATATCCCGACCCTGCTGGTCGTTTCCGTCTTCGTCTTCTTTTTGATGGGGCTGTTGACGCTGCACGCCTGGTATCGCGAAACCCGCGAGCCGCCGCTGGCCTACCTTGGCAGCATGATGCTGTTGGGCGCGCTGGGCGTGGTGCTGGTGAGTTGGCGGGATCGCGGGGTGGATTTCGTTCCGATCATCTTCGGCAACATTGTTCTGTTGCTCAGCGCCGCGATGAACTGGACGGCCATGCGCACGCTGATGGGTCGCAAACCTTACCTGCCGGGCATTTTGGCGGGTTCTGTGGTCTGGCTGCTGTTGTGCCTGATGCCCGCCTTTTACGACTCGATGGCGAATCGAGTGCTGATCTACTCTCTGCTGGCATTCGGGTATGGCGTGCTGACGACATTGGAACTCTGGCGCAACCGTCACAGCCTGGACATTGCGTTCATGCCGGCGTTGGTGCTGACTGTTTTGCACACCATTTTTTATGCGGTGCGCAGCGCGACCGATGACGGGCTGCCGGTGACCAAAGCCTTGCTGGGCAGTGGCGAAGGCGTGCCGTTTTTCTCGTTCATGCTGTTCGAGTCGATGTTGTATGTCATCGGCATTGCTTACATCACCTTGGCGATGGTCAAGGAACGCGCCGAACTCAAGCTCAAGGCCGCGGCGTTCAGCGATCCGTTGACCGGCATAGGCAATCGTCGCGCGTTCATGCAGCACGCCAGTCACTTGCTGGACGGCTGTCAGCAGCGGGCCGAACCGGCGGCGTTGCTCCTTTGCGATCTGGATCACTTCAAGCGTTTGAACGACACCTACGGCCATCCTGTCGGCGATCAAGCGTTGATTGCGTTCAGCGAAGTCCTGATGAAAAGCGTGCGCAAAGAGGATGTGTTCGGCCGCATCGGTGGCGAGGAGTTTGCCTGTCTGCTCTGCGCATGCGATGAGCAGACTGCACTGGAGATTGCCGAGCGAATCCGTCTCTCCTTCGCCCGGCTCTCCATCCTGGAACCGGGGCTGCTCAGCGTCAGTATCGGCGTGGTCACCACCCGTGAGTCGGGTTACGACCTGTCGCGCCTGCTGTCGGAGGCGGATCAGGCGCTGTACGGTGCCAAGCATCAGGGGCGCAACCGTGTTCAGACGTTGCGCTCGTTGTATCTGGGTCTAGCGTAA
- a CDS encoding N-6 DNA methylase, whose translation MANVSGIVKSARKIMRQDTGTGSDELRILQLGWMLFLKIFSDKDKELELMDDNYISPIPADLHWDQWAGNDEGMTGDELLKFVDRKLFPTLSEIDLSNAKRRAVLVHEVFANNYNYMKSGIHLRQVINKLNEIDFNNSKDLHLFGQIYETFLSELQSAGTLGEFYTPRAITQFMTEMVNPAHGDTVLDPACGTGGFLTAVIEHLKATASNVAESEAIGNNVRGWEYKPLPYILANTNLILHDIVTPNIQFGDSLQRPLSEYTRKDRVEVIIANPPFGGVVSNNNENNFPQTYRTKESADLFLILMIHLLNNGGRAAIVLPDGSLTGDGVKQRIRQKLLEDCNLHTIVRLPNSVFQPYASVATNLLFFTKGEPTKNIWFYEHKLPEGYKAYSKTKPIELAEFDALKAWWINREVNEQAWQVNIDTIKADGYNLDINNPHRAKEDKQYSSTELLDLLHQSFANGDQLLDQLRRELV comes from the coding sequence ATGGCAAATGTATCAGGCATAGTAAAGTCTGCCCGTAAAATCATGCGGCAAGATACCGGCACCGGCAGCGATGAGCTGCGTATTTTGCAACTGGGCTGGATGTTGTTTCTGAAAATCTTCAGCGATAAAGACAAAGAGCTTGAGCTGATGGACGATAACTATATATCACCCATTCCCGCCGACTTGCACTGGGACCAATGGGCAGGCAATGACGAAGGCATGACCGGCGACGAGTTGTTAAAGTTTGTCGACCGCAAACTCTTCCCTACACTGTCGGAAATTGACCTATCCAACGCTAAGCGCCGCGCGGTACTGGTGCATGAAGTCTTCGCCAACAACTACAACTATATGAAATCCGGCATTCACTTACGCCAAGTCATCAACAAGCTGAACGAAATCGACTTCAACAACAGCAAAGATCTGCATCTATTCGGCCAAATTTACGAGACATTTTTGAGCGAGCTTCAAAGCGCCGGTACGTTGGGGGAGTTCTACACCCCCCGAGCTATTACCCAGTTTATGACCGAGATGGTGAATCCCGCGCACGGCGATACCGTACTCGACCCTGCATGCGGCACCGGCGGCTTTTTGACCGCCGTGATCGAGCATCTAAAAGCCACTGCCAGCAATGTTGCTGAGAGCGAAGCCATTGGTAACAACGTCCGTGGTTGGGAGTACAAACCGTTACCCTATATTTTGGCCAATACCAACCTGATTTTGCATGACATTGTTACGCCCAATATTCAGTTTGGCGACTCCCTGCAAAGGCCTTTGAGCGAGTACACCCGTAAGGATCGGGTGGAGGTGATTATCGCCAACCCGCCTTTTGGTGGCGTGGTTTCCAACAATAACGAAAACAACTTCCCGCAGACCTACCGCACCAAGGAATCGGCGGATCTGTTTTTGATCCTGATGATTCACCTTCTCAACAACGGAGGCCGTGCCGCTATTGTGCTTCCTGATGGTTCCCTTACCGGCGATGGCGTGAAGCAGCGAATTCGCCAGAAGTTGCTGGAAGACTGCAATCTGCACACCATCGTGCGCCTGCCCAACTCCGTGTTTCAGCCCTACGCCTCTGTGGCCACCAACCTACTGTTTTTTACCAAAGGCGAGCCGACAAAAAACATTTGGTTTTATGAACACAAGTTACCAGAAGGCTACAAGGCTTACTCCAAAACCAAGCCGATCGAGCTGGCCGAGTTCGATGCCCTGAAGGCTTGGTGGATCAACCGGGAAGTGAACGAGCAGGCTTGGCAGGTGAATATCGACACCATCAAGGCAGACGGCTACAACCTCGACATTAATAACCCGCACCGCGCTAAAGAAGATAAGCAATATAGCAGCACTGAATTGCTCGACCTCCTGCATCAATCTTTTGCCAATGGTGATCAATTGCTGGATCAACTCCGTAGGGAGCTCGTGTAG
- the darG gene encoding type II toxin-antitoxin system antitoxin DNA ADP-ribosyl glycohydrolase DarG translates to MIRFTQGNLLEAKTEALVNTVNTVGVMGKGIALMFKERFAQNYRLYAAACKAGEVETGKMHVTATNELDGPRWIVNFPTKRHWRSPSQMAWIIEGLHDLRRFLIENDVKSVAVPPLGAGNGGLKWPEVREQIVEVLDDLDVDVLVFEPSNQYLNVAKRNGVEQLTPARALIAELVRRYWVLGMECSLLEIQKLAWFLERAIVKLPNTENPLDLKFVAGKFGPYANRLEHLLNNLDGSYLHCDKRISDAGITDVIWFDQDRKAFLQTYLKTEAKEYSQALERTAELIDGFESPFGMELLATVDWLLIHDGVAPTLPALREALMNWEGGSSAAARKNKLFDDQALGIAIERLTSSSFSPNIAA, encoded by the coding sequence ATGATCAGATTTACCCAAGGCAACCTTCTGGAAGCCAAGACCGAAGCCCTCGTTAACACGGTGAACACCGTGGGTGTGATGGGAAAAGGCATCGCTTTGATGTTCAAAGAACGCTTTGCGCAGAATTACCGACTGTATGCAGCCGCGTGCAAGGCTGGTGAAGTGGAAACCGGCAAGATGCATGTGACGGCCACCAATGAACTCGATGGCCCACGCTGGATCGTGAACTTCCCTACCAAGCGTCATTGGCGCTCTCCGTCGCAAATGGCGTGGATAATCGAGGGACTGCATGATCTGCGTCGCTTCTTGATAGAAAACGATGTGAAGTCCGTTGCCGTCCCGCCGCTAGGTGCTGGTAATGGTGGGTTGAAGTGGCCTGAAGTGCGTGAGCAAATCGTTGAGGTGCTGGACGATCTGGATGTGGATGTATTGGTGTTCGAACCCTCCAATCAGTACCTGAATGTCGCTAAACGCAACGGAGTTGAGCAACTCACTCCGGCACGGGCGCTGATTGCAGAACTGGTTCGACGCTATTGGGTTCTGGGCATGGAATGCAGCCTGCTCGAGATTCAGAAACTGGCCTGGTTTCTTGAGCGCGCAATCGTGAAACTTCCCAATACTGAGAACCCGCTGGATCTCAAATTCGTTGCTGGTAAATTCGGCCCGTACGCCAATCGATTAGAACATCTGCTCAACAATCTGGACGGAAGCTATCTACATTGCGACAAGCGCATCAGTGATGCCGGAATCACCGATGTAATTTGGTTTGATCAAGATCGCAAAGCCTTCTTGCAGACCTACCTCAAGACTGAAGCCAAGGAATACTCCCAAGCTTTAGAGCGCACGGCTGAATTGATTGATGGCTTTGAATCACCTTTTGGCATGGAGTTGCTCGCGACTGTCGACTGGTTGCTGATTCATGATGGTGTTGCGCCAACCCTTCCAGCTTTACGCGAAGCGCTGATGAATTGGGAGGGTGGCTCCAGTGCTGCGGCGCGGAAAAACAAACTATTTGACGATCAAGCTCTGGGGATTGCAATCGAACGCCTGACTTCCAGCAGCTTCAGTCCAAACATAGCGGCCTGA
- the hsdR gene encoding EcoAI/FtnUII family type I restriction enzme subunit R yields the protein MTNKKDLSERDICTKFITPALEQAGWDMQKQVREEVSFTDGRIYVKGNLTTRGKRKRADYVLYYKPNIPVAIIEAKDNGQTVMAGIQQGLDYATILDIPTVYSSNGDGFYEHDRTALSGSIEREISLSEFPTPEQLWERYKRYKGIATPEAERISAQDYFFDGTSRSPRYYQQIAINRTVEAVANGQERVLLTMATGTGKTYTAFQIIHRLWKAGAKKRILFLADRNALIDQTRRGDFRHFKDKMTVIKNKKIDKSYEIYLALYQGLTSYNEDKDAFREFSPDFFDLIVIDECHRGSASEDSAWREILDYFKTATHIGLTATPRETETVSSTEYFGDPIYIYSLKQGIQDGFLAPYKVLRVGLNVDLEGWRPEAGKTDKSGQLVDDRIYNRKDFDKNLVIDERTEAVAQKISEYLKKTNRFDKAIVFCVDIDHAQRMRSALANANSDLMAQNPKYIMQITGDNDEGKRELDNFISPEERYPVIATTSKLMTTGVDAQTCKLIVLDSNIGSMTEFKQIIGRGTRINEEFGKTFFTILDFRNVTDLFADPDFDGDPVRVKELGEDEEFETPEDEASEGDTITDEEGKEIIFEPPTEPPEIIDGGDIISEPRRKLYVNGVNVSILNERIQYMDGNGKLITGSLKDYTRQKVREQYQSLNDFLSKWRSADKKQAIIDELTEQGIVLENLKDAIGKEMDIFDMICHTAFDQPPLTRAERAKQVRKRDVFSQYGEQARKVLDALLDKYADEGIENIEDIKVLKINPFDRFGTPTEIINLFGGKQNYLQALTQLEQALYQVA from the coding sequence ATGACGAATAAAAAGGACTTATCAGAGCGTGACATCTGCACCAAGTTCATTACACCGGCGCTGGAACAGGCGGGCTGGGACATGCAGAAGCAGGTTCGCGAAGAAGTGAGCTTCACCGATGGCCGTATCTATGTGAAGGGCAACCTGACAACCCGGGGCAAGCGCAAGCGGGCGGACTACGTTCTTTATTACAAGCCAAACATTCCAGTCGCCATCATCGAGGCCAAAGACAATGGGCAAACGGTGATGGCGGGCATTCAGCAGGGGTTGGATTACGCCACCATTCTTGATATTCCCACGGTGTACAGCAGTAACGGCGATGGTTTCTACGAGCATGACCGCACTGCCCTCAGCGGCAGCATTGAGCGTGAAATCTCGTTGAGTGAATTTCCAACTCCGGAACAACTCTGGGAGCGCTATAAGCGCTATAAGGGCATCGCCACACCAGAGGCTGAGCGTATCAGCGCACAGGATTACTTCTTTGACGGCACAAGCCGGAGCCCGCGTTACTACCAGCAAATCGCCATAAACCGCACAGTGGAGGCCGTTGCCAATGGCCAGGAGCGTGTCTTGCTGACTATGGCCACCGGCACCGGCAAAACCTACACCGCCTTCCAGATCATTCACCGCCTCTGGAAAGCTGGCGCTAAAAAACGCATCCTGTTTCTGGCGGACCGCAACGCCTTGATTGACCAAACGCGCCGTGGCGACTTCCGGCATTTCAAAGACAAAATGACGGTTATTAAAAATAAGAAAATCGATAAATCCTACGAAATCTATTTGGCGTTGTATCAAGGGCTCACCAGTTACAATGAGGACAAGGATGCTTTCCGGGAATTCAGCCCCGATTTTTTTGATCTGATTGTCATCGACGAGTGCCACCGTGGAAGTGCGTCGGAAGATAGCGCATGGCGCGAAATCCTCGATTATTTCAAAACTGCAACTCACATTGGCCTGACAGCAACGCCCAGGGAAACCGAAACCGTTTCAAGCACTGAATACTTTGGCGATCCAATCTATATCTATTCACTCAAGCAAGGCATACAGGATGGCTTTCTGGCCCCTTACAAGGTGTTACGCGTAGGCCTCAATGTCGATCTTGAAGGGTGGCGGCCTGAGGCGGGCAAAACAGATAAAAGCGGCCAGTTGGTGGATGACCGCATATACAACCGTAAGGATTTCGACAAAAACCTGGTGATCGACGAACGCACGGAAGCAGTGGCCCAAAAAATCAGTGAGTATCTGAAAAAAACTAACCGCTTCGACAAAGCCATCGTATTCTGTGTGGATATTGACCACGCTCAGCGCATGCGCTCAGCCCTGGCTAATGCAAACAGTGACCTGATGGCGCAGAACCCCAAGTACATAATGCAGATCACCGGTGATAATGACGAAGGCAAGCGCGAACTGGATAACTTCATCAGTCCCGAAGAGCGCTACCCGGTTATTGCCACCACATCCAAATTGATGACCACCGGAGTCGATGCGCAAACCTGCAAGTTGATCGTGCTCGATAGCAACATCGGTTCCATGACCGAATTCAAGCAGATCATCGGGCGTGGCACCCGCATCAATGAAGAGTTTGGCAAAACCTTTTTCACCATTCTTGATTTCCGTAATGTCACCGACTTGTTTGCCGACCCGGACTTCGATGGTGATCCGGTGCGAGTCAAAGAGCTGGGAGAGGATGAGGAATTTGAAACCCCGGAAGACGAGGCGAGCGAAGGAGATACCATCACCGATGAAGAAGGTAAAGAGATCATCTTTGAGCCGCCAACCGAACCACCAGAAATCATCGATGGCGGCGACATCATTAGCGAACCACGGCGCAAGCTTTACGTTAACGGCGTCAATGTTTCCATTCTCAACGAACGTATTCAGTACATGGATGGTAATGGCAAGTTAATTACCGGCAGTCTGAAAGACTACACCCGTCAAAAGGTTCGTGAACAATACCAGTCACTGAATGATTTTCTTAGCAAATGGCGTAGCGCAGACAAAAAGCAGGCGATCATCGACGAGCTTACCGAGCAGGGAATCGTGCTGGAAAACCTCAAAGATGCCATCGGTAAGGAAATGGACATCTTCGACATGATCTGCCACACGGCCTTTGACCAGCCACCACTCACTCGTGCCGAGCGCGCCAAACAGGTCAGAAAGCGTGATGTATTCAGCCAGTACGGCGAACAGGCGCGCAAGGTACTGGACGCCTTGCTTGATAAATATGCCGATGAAGGCATAGAGAATATTGAGGACATCAAGGTGCTAAAGATCAATCCATTCGACCGGTTCGGCACCCCAACCGAAATCATAAATTTATTTGGCGGCAAGCAGAATTACTTACAAGCATTAACTCAGCTCGAACAAGCCCTTTATCAAGTGGCTTGA
- a CDS encoding DUF2300 domain-containing protein translates to MSRPLLWLLMCVIPALATAQDEPLRVAYKGELLSLNQTQLIAREPLPSSLDTPLGSLWKLFVYAWLMDTGAREPAYECRGQSKEEVYCCAAGGRIERDQALVKSCGLYFEPARLGIAAADWRTYWQARQAPLWLLDLPSVQPAQRVSVVELLKVLATLPAQDQARRVLLDVVLNAADGNVVGELGGRLRVKTWSWLGDQDAQSRQGGFAGWTADGSPVWAGGRGTSQMVLRHYGQALATVLPAAWPAEAGRCVEVGLFSRYPVTRVLTGERVATSGPLQGDYRVEFANGNALDIHSDGELFLLNDKLVARLDREEYVARVLEREAKPEPAEAAKALAVAIRTYLLQNATRNGDCLSIDDSSTRQRVAPRPASAASRDIAAWTADLVLAGSAVTYHSDQPGPDKLAWQHAVEQANAGQRYDAILLHAYPRASLSRWDNPVASCEALPAAQDWLQKQRRGWRPKLESETGYNEVSTFAVCKLAFGRPFVDRERQRIYVRGVLSLQDRLDLTHEYLHLAFEAHPNGQDETYIEGLARHLLLE, encoded by the coding sequence ATGAGCCGGCCGCTGCTGTGGCTGCTGATGTGTGTGATTCCTGCGCTGGCGACGGCGCAGGATGAGCCGTTGCGCGTGGCCTATAAGGGCGAGTTGTTGTCGCTGAATCAGACACAACTGATCGCCCGTGAACCGTTACCGTCTTCGCTGGATACGCCGCTGGGCAGCCTGTGGAAGTTGTTCGTTTACGCATGGCTGATGGATACCGGCGCGCGGGAACCGGCGTATGAATGTCGCGGGCAATCGAAGGAAGAGGTTTATTGCTGCGCGGCGGGCGGCAGGATCGAGCGTGATCAGGCGCTGGTGAAATCCTGCGGTTTGTATTTCGAACCCGCGCGGTTGGGCATTGCGGCGGCGGATTGGCGAACGTATTGGCAGGCGCGACAGGCGCCGTTGTGGCTGCTGGATTTGCCTTCGGTGCAACCGGCGCAACGCGTCTCCGTGGTCGAGTTGCTGAAAGTCTTGGCCACTTTGCCGGCGCAGGATCAGGCGCGTCGAGTGCTGCTCGATGTGGTGCTGAACGCGGCTGACGGCAATGTTGTCGGTGAACTGGGCGGGCGTCTGCGGGTGAAAACCTGGAGTTGGCTCGGCGATCAGGATGCGCAATCGCGGCAAGGTGGATTTGCCGGTTGGACGGCGGATGGCTCGCCGGTCTGGGCAGGCGGGCGTGGCACCAGTCAGATGGTTTTGCGCCATTACGGTCAGGCACTGGCGACTGTATTGCCAGCGGCATGGCCGGCGGAAGCGGGGCGTTGTGTTGAAGTCGGGTTGTTCTCGCGCTATCCGGTTACGCGGGTTTTGACTGGCGAGCGGGTGGCTACTTCCGGCCCGTTGCAGGGCGACTATCGCGTCGAATTCGCCAACGGTAATGCGCTGGATATCCACAGCGACGGCGAACTTTTTCTGCTCAACGACAAACTCGTCGCAAGGCTGGATCGCGAAGAGTACGTCGCCCGAGTGCTGGAGCGCGAAGCCAAACCTGAACCCGCCGAAGCGGCCAAAGCCCTCGCCGTAGCGATTCGCACGTATTTGCTGCAAAACGCCACGCGCAACGGCGATTGCCTGAGCATCGACGACAGCAGCACTCGGCAACGCGTCGCACCGCGCCCGGCCTCTGCCGCATCTCGCGACATCGCTGCATGGACGGCAGACCTGGTATTGGCCGGCAGCGCCGTCACCTATCACTCCGATCAACCCGGCCCGGACAAACTCGCCTGGCAGCACGCCGTCGAGCAAGCCAATGCCGGCCAGCGCTACGACGCGATTCTGCTGCACGCCTATCCGCGCGCCAGCCTCAGCCGTTGGGACAACCCGGTGGCTTCCTGCGAAGCGCTGCCCGCCGCGCAAGACTGGCTGCAAAAACAACGTCGCGGCTGGCGCCCGAAGCTGGAAAGCGAAACCGGCTACAACGAAGTCAGCACATTCGCCGTGTGCAAACTCGCCTTCGGCCGGCCCTTCGTCGACCGCGAACGCCAACGCATCTACGTGCGCGGCGTACTGAGCCTGCAGGATCGCCTCGACCTGACCCACGAATATCTGCACCTGGCCTTTGAAGCACACCCCAACGGCCAGGATGAAACCTACATCGAAGGGCTTGCCCGTCACCTTTTGCTGGAATAG
- the darT gene encoding type II toxin-antitoxin system toxin DNA ADP-ribosyl transferase DarT, which translates to MNYTNLNPEKALIWRIVHRDNLPWILDNGLRCANSEVQAPQYVNIGNVDLIDKRRSRQVPIAPEGVLADYVPFYFTPFSVMMQNIHSGWSVQQRTNDEIVILVSSLYRVLELGLPFVFTNAHAYPNWTDYYSDLADLDRIDWCILQRRDFKRDPDDPRKMERYQAEALIHHHLPITGLLGIVCHNDAMKVRIEADVAARGLTLPVHARPKWYFQ; encoded by the coding sequence ATGAACTACACCAACCTGAATCCAGAGAAGGCTCTGATTTGGCGTATCGTCCATCGCGATAACCTGCCCTGGATTCTGGATAACGGTCTGCGTTGCGCGAACTCGGAAGTACAGGCACCTCAGTACGTGAACATCGGCAACGTCGACTTGATCGACAAACGCCGTTCACGCCAGGTGCCTATCGCACCCGAAGGCGTTCTGGCCGACTACGTGCCCTTCTACTTCACGCCCTTCTCGGTAATGATGCAGAACATTCATTCAGGCTGGAGCGTTCAGCAACGCACCAACGACGAGATCGTCATTCTCGTCTCCAGCCTTTATCGCGTTTTAGAGCTGGGCCTACCGTTTGTCTTCACAAACGCACATGCCTACCCAAATTGGACAGACTATTACAGCGATCTGGCGGATCTCGACCGGATCGACTGGTGTATCCTTCAACGACGCGACTTCAAGCGCGATCCTGATGATCCTCGCAAAATGGAGCGTTATCAGGCTGAGGCACTGATTCACCATCACTTACCGATTACGGGACTACTGGGCATCGTGTGCCACAACGATGCAATGAAAGTACGCATAGAAGCAGACGTTGCCGCTAGAGGCCTGACGTTGCCAGTCCATGCGCGCCCCAAATGGTATTTCCAATGA
- a CDS encoding YfaP family protein translates to MTLRYPQVLLLLCTLTALAPAMAADSVKLDTPVGGWRSGAPEGEGESFRQTVNYPASSVNTPVGQANTARISGQIKATPKSNEPGRLIVNGVSMPLKIDDSGRFDRPFSFPNGSNSVEVRSPDGQQRHRTQFLNTSGGATPAKLRVLLSWDSDGTDLDLHLVTPDGAHIWYGNRVAPNGAALDVDVTTGYGPEIFAMPAPIKGQYLVYVNYYGGGYRGDEDGGDEAVQPLTTAQVTVITEEGTPSEKMETFLVPMRAVGELTLVKSFSYP, encoded by the coding sequence ATGACACTTCGTTATCCACAGGTCTTGCTGCTGCTCTGCACGTTGACCGCGCTAGCGCCGGCGATGGCCGCCGACAGCGTCAAACTCGACACCCCGGTCGGCGGCTGGCGCAGTGGCGCACCGGAAGGCGAGGGCGAAAGCTTTCGCCAGACCGTCAACTACCCGGCCTCCTCGGTCAACACCCCGGTCGGCCAGGCCAACACCGCACGCATCAGCGGCCAGATCAAAGCCACACCGAAGAGCAATGAGCCCGGGCGATTGATCGTCAACGGCGTCAGCATGCCGCTGAAAATCGATGACAGCGGCCGCTTTGATCGCCCGTTCTCCTTCCCCAACGGCAGCAACAGCGTCGAAGTGCGCAGCCCCGACGGCCAGCAACGCCATCGCACGCAGTTCCTCAACACCAGCGGCGGCGCCACCCCGGCGAAACTGCGCGTGCTGCTGTCATGGGACAGCGACGGCACCGACCTCGATCTGCACCTCGTCACCCCCGACGGCGCACACATCTGGTACGGCAACCGCGTCGCGCCTAACGGTGCCGCGCTCGACGTCGACGTCACCACCGGTTACGGCCCGGAAATCTTCGCCATGCCAGCGCCGATCAAGGGCCAGTATCTGGTGTATGTGAATTACTACGGCGGCGGCTATCGCGGCGACGAGGATGGCGGTGATGAGGCGGTGCAACCGCTGACCACCGCGCAGGTCACGGTGATTACCGAGGAAGGCACGCCGAGCGAGAAGATGGAGACTTTCCTCGTACCGATGCGCGCGGTGGGGGAGCTGACGCTGGTGAAGTCGTTCAGTTATCCGTGA
- a CDS encoding DarT ssDNA thymidine ADP-ribosyltransferase family protein gives MARCLSRNPFEGAVQRREPKAEFVLISVYRSTAKQNGWKTVPRHPLAGDSIQLLDYEQGFEAIEWGVMNSREYQDPHCKSICMAECLAPGIVKTAEFFKIFTPNEEVDALCLAKMQAAGVKVLTGVNQRMFYQ, from the coding sequence TTGGCTCGCTGCCTGTCGCGAAACCCTTTTGAAGGGGCCGTCCAACGCCGCGAGCCGAAAGCCGAGTTCGTACTGATCTCGGTGTACAGGTCAACGGCCAAGCAAAACGGTTGGAAAACCGTCCCCCGCCACCCTTTGGCTGGCGACTCTATTCAGTTACTCGATTACGAACAGGGATTTGAAGCTATCGAGTGGGGCGTGATGAATAGTCGCGAATACCAAGACCCACACTGCAAGAGCATCTGCATGGCGGAATGTCTCGCGCCCGGAATTGTTAAAACCGCTGAGTTCTTCAAAATCTTCACACCAAATGAAGAAGTAGATGCGCTTTGCTTGGCAAAGATGCAGGCGGCCGGTGTTAAGGTGCTCACGGGCGTGAACCAGAGAATGTTTTATCAATGA